From the genome of Streptacidiphilus sp. PB12-B1b:
GTGGAAGGCGCCCGCGACCGACAGCGAGACGATCCGGCTCTTGGCCGGGCCGTCCTCCTTGAAGGCCGCCAGCTGCTCCAGCGTCCCGGCGGCGACGATCTGGCCGCCGCCGTTGTTGTTGGCAGCGGTCAGCCCGTGCTCGGCGATCTTCTTGGCGACCTCGTCCGGCTCGCCGCCCAGCACCGCGCACATGCCGGTGGCGATCTCGGCCGCGGCACCGGCCATGGCCAGGCCGCGCTGGCGGACGAAGGCCATCGCCGACTCGGCGGAGAGCACGCCGGAGAAGGCGGCGGTGGTGATCTCGCCGACGCTGTGCCCGGCGACCGCGCCGACCCGGCCCAGCTGCTGCGGCTCCGGGAACAGCGTGAGGGCGGCGGTCAGCCCGGCGGCGACCAGCAGCGGCTGGGCGACGGCGGTGTCCTTGATCGCCTCGGCGTCCGCCTCGGTGCCGTAGTGCACCAGGTCCAGCCCGGCCACGGCGGACCACCAGTGCAGCCTGTCGGCCACACCGTCGACCTCCAGCCACGGAGCGAGGAATCCTGGCGTCTGGGCGCCCTGTCCGGGAGCAACGATAACGAGCACGAAACCAACCTTCTCTCGCCGGGAGCACCGGGCGCGGGTGGGGAGGGAGACGAAGAACCGCAGCTTCAGTTGTGGAGTCTCTACAGCGGTACGTTTGCGCAGTTCACCCCGCCTGGAGTCGTCCCAGGGCCAGGGCGATCCGCAGGGTGAACGCCGAACGGACGTCCGACGGAGCGTAGCCGGTGACATCGGTCACACGCCGTAGCCGGTACCGCACGGTGTTGGGGTGGACGAACAGCATCC
Proteins encoded in this window:
- a CDS encoding ACP S-malonyltransferase, translating into MLVIVAPGQGAQTPGFLAPWLEVDGVADRLHWWSAVAGLDLVHYGTEADAEAIKDTAVAQPLLVAAGLTAALTLFPEPQQLGRVGAVAGHSVGEITTAAFSGVLSAESAMAFVRQRGLAMAGAAAEIATGMCAVLGGEPDEVAKKIAEHGLTAANNNGGGQIVAAGTLEQLAAFKEDGPAKSRIVSLSVAGAFHTEHMAPGVERLARIAPGVPVAAPATAYLSNADGQVLDSGEQVLARLVSQVSNPVRWDLCMETLERLGATCVIEVPPAGTLTNLLKRNLKGVATLALKTPADLDRARELIAEHATPEGVVV